From the Bacillus marinisedimentorum genome, one window contains:
- a CDS encoding competence/damage-inducible protein A has translation MNAEIIAVGSELLLGQICNTNGQFLSRRLAEMGINVFYHTVAGDNPERLRPVISRAAERSDTIILTGGLGPTKDDLTKNVIAELIGMKLTLDTVALGRIKEYYNKTGKTMTPNNEKQALVFEKCTVFPNDHGMAPGMAAETDGKLYLLLPGPPRELNPMFDRYAAPFLYKKLEKSESIESKVLRFFGIGESSLETEIEDLIDSQSNPTIAPLAADGEVTLRLTAKHASPDEARRLIGLLKADILKRVGAHYYGEDETSLAQVAFLLLQEKKLTVSAAESLTGGLFTGALTDYPGASKVVSGSIVAYNNALKEQLLDVPAGVLKSDGAVSEACAASMAENVRLKMGSDIGISFTGNAGPSGSEGKPAGLAYVGIARSGRPALVHELKLAGTREMVRSRTVKHGLFELIQELKKL, from the coding sequence ATGAATGCTGAAATCATTGCAGTCGGCTCCGAACTGCTGCTTGGACAAATATGCAACACGAATGGGCAGTTCCTGTCCCGCCGGCTGGCCGAAATGGGCATCAATGTCTTTTATCACACGGTTGCCGGCGATAATCCAGAAAGGCTGCGGCCGGTAATCAGCCGGGCAGCTGAACGTTCCGACACGATCATACTGACAGGCGGGCTCGGTCCGACCAAGGATGACCTGACCAAAAATGTGATTGCCGAATTGATCGGGATGAAACTCACACTCGACACTGTGGCGCTGGGCAGGATAAAAGAATATTACAACAAAACCGGCAAGACGATGACACCGAATAACGAAAAACAGGCGCTTGTGTTTGAGAAGTGCACTGTTTTTCCGAATGATCATGGCATGGCACCGGGCATGGCGGCAGAGACGGACGGAAAGCTGTATCTCTTGCTGCCCGGTCCGCCGCGCGAGCTTAATCCGATGTTCGATCGTTATGCAGCCCCTTTCTTATATAAGAAACTTGAAAAATCGGAAAGCATCGAGTCGAAAGTGCTCCGGTTTTTCGGTATCGGGGAATCCAGCCTGGAAACCGAAATTGAAGATTTGATCGATTCCCAGAGTAATCCGACCATTGCTCCGTTGGCGGCAGATGGAGAGGTGACACTGCGGCTTACAGCGAAACATGCTTCTCCTGATGAAGCCCGCCGGCTGATCGGCTTGCTTAAGGCAGACATTTTGAAGCGTGTGGGTGCGCATTATTACGGGGAGGATGAAACATCACTTGCCCAGGTTGCGTTTTTGCTTCTCCAGGAAAAGAAACTGACTGTTTCTGCAGCCGAAAGCCTGACCGGAGGCTTATTCACTGGTGCACTCACCGATTATCCCGGTGCTTCAAAGGTCGTTTCCGGCAGCATTGTCGCTTACAACAATGCGTTGAAGGAACAGCTGCTGGACGTTCCTGCCGGTGTTTTGAAATCCGATGGTGCAGTAAGTGAAGCTTGTGCAGCCTCAATGGCGGAAAACGTCCGCCTGAAAATGGGATCTGATATCGGCATCAGTTTCACCGGCAATGCAGGTCCGTCCGGAAGCGAAGGAAAACCAGCCGGCCTTGCCTATGTTGGGATTGCCCGCAGCGGCCGGCCTGCCCTCGTCCATGAACTGAAGCTGGCCGGCACAAGGGAAATGGTCCGGTCCAGGACTGTCAAACACGGTCTGTTTGAACTTATCCAGGAGCTGAAGAAGCTGTAG